The following coding sequences lie in one Maylandia zebra isolate NMK-2024a linkage group LG14, Mzebra_GT3a, whole genome shotgun sequence genomic window:
- the LOC101470158 gene encoding EH domain-containing protein 2: protein MSFRRLWSTPKAMGDVNMVTEELKNLYYKRLLPVEKYYSFHHFHSPSYEDADFDNKPMVLVMGQYSTGKTTFIRYLIEQDFLGSRVGPEPTTDCFTALMYGEVEGIIPGNALTMDPKKPFRNLDPFGNSFLNRFQCVQMPNQILESISIIDTPGILTAAKRKLSRGYDFAAVLRWFAERVDRIILLFDAHKLEFSDELTRAFEALCGYEDKLRVVLNKADRVDCQYLMRVYGALMWSLGKVFRTPEILRVYIGSFWSEPRQMCDHYQLIELEEEDLLADIRNLPRNAAVRKLNDLVKRARLVRAHAHIISYLKQEMPTIFCRESKKHNLIYQLPVIFSKIQQQHRVPAGDFPDCTKMQEKLLGQDFSKFKKLKPSLMASLDKLLSTDIAKLVPYIQQQEQRKRSLHGVLDGEFLRTFKPEHYSRDPFKEPPIDEGSELDFDEWVVEKYKPKYDEIFYNLNPTEGKLSGTKVKEWMTKTLLPNSVLAHIWRLSDVDGDGMLDDEEFALAVHLIEEKVEGHWLPRELPPHLVPPSKRPSEASDVSV from the exons ATGTCCTTCCGGAGGCTTTGGAGCACCCCGAAAGCAATGGGGGACGTCAACATGGTGACAGAGGAGCTGAAGAATCTTTATTACAAGCGGCTGCTGCCAGTAGAAAAATACTATTCTTTCCATCACTTTCACTCACCAAGCTATGAGGACGCAGACTTTGACAACAAACCGATGGTGCTGGTGATGGGTCAGTACTCAACAGGAAAGACTACTTTTATCAG GTATCTCATAGAGCAAGATTTTCTTGGTAGCAGAGTTGGGCCAGAGCCAACCACTGACTGCTTCACTGCCCTCATGTATGGAGAAGTCGAGGGAATCATCCCTGGGAATGCCCTCACGATGGACCCGAAAAAGCCCTTTCGCAACCTCGACCCTTTTGGAAATTCGTTTCTGAACAG GTTTCAGTGTGTTCAGATGCCAAATCAGATCCTTGAGAGTATCAGCATAATTGACACGCCAGGCATCTTGACTGCTGCTAAAAGAAAACTGAGCCGAG GCTATGACTTCGCAGCAGTGCTGCGCTGGTTTGCAGAGCGTGTCGATCGGATCATCCTGCTGTTTGACGCGCATAAGCTGGAGTTTTCTGATGAGCTCACACGAGCATTCGAGGCCCTGTGCGGTTATGAGGACAAGTTGCGTGTGGTTCTCAACAAAGCTGACAGGGTGGACTGTCAGTATCTGATGAGAGTGTATGGCGCCCTCATGTGGTCACTGGGAAAAGTGTTTCGAACCCCTGAGATTTTACGGGTTTACATCGGATCCTTCTGGTCAGAGCCGAGGCAGATGTGCGACCACTACCAGCTGATAGAGTTGGAGGAGGAGGATTTGTTGGCCGATATAAGGAACCTGCCACGCAACGCTGCAGTACGCAAGCTGAATGACCTGGTGAAGAGAGCGCGCTTAGTGAGG GCTCATGCACACATTATCAGCTATCTGAAGCAGGAGATGCCAACCATTTTTTGTAGAGAAAGCAAGAAGCATAATCTGATCTACCAGCTTCCCGTGATTTTTAGCAAGATTCAGCAGCAGCATCGTGTCCCAGCTGGCGATTTCCCCGACTGCACAAAGATGCAG GAGAAACTTTTGGGGCAAGACTTCTCAAAGTTCAAGAAGCTAAAACCGAGCCTTATGGCCTCCTTGGATAAACTCCTCAGCACTGACATCGCCAAGCTGGTCCCCTACATCCAACAACAAGAACAGAGAAAGCGATCCCTCCACGGAGTGCTGGACGGGGAATTTTTGAGAACATTCAAGCCCGAGCATTACAGCAGAGACCCGTTCAAAGAACCTCCCATAGACGAGGGGAGCGAGCTAGATTTCGATGAGTGGGTAGTGGAGAAATACAAACCCAAATACGATGAGATTTTCTACAACCTCAATCCAACTGAGGGCAAACTTAGCGGAACCAAAGTCAAAGAGTGGATGACAAAGACTCTTCTGCCCAACTCTGTGCTCGCTCACATCTGGAGGCTGTCCGATGTAGACGGGGATGGCATGCTGGACGATGAGGAGTTTGCTTTGGCAGTCCACCTCATCGAGGAGAAAGTGGAGGGCCACTGGCTCCCCAGAGAGCTGCCTCCACACCTGGTGCCACCATCAAAACGGCCAAGTGAAGCAAGCGACGTGTCGGTGTGA